Part of the Aquimarina sp. TRL1 genome, CTGGTGGATTGAGTTTTCATCATAACAATGTCTGGCATTATAGTCAAGAAAATACTTCTTCCGAGGATAGAATGAGTATTTCGATAGCTCTTTTTATAGAAGAAGACAATCAATTAGAGAAACTTACATCTATAACAAATAAATTATGGCCTATTTCAGAAAGTAATAACTCCCCTATAGTAATATATGACAGAACACAAACCCCACTAAATGATTGATTTTGATAAAAAAATTGGCTGGCACCCAAAATTTACCAAAAAAGTTATTTCTAGGAATGAAATTATTTTGATTGGCGAAAATAATGACCACCTATTTACAAATGACAAACACAAAAGAATAATTAATCTTGCTAATGGAAGTAAAAAAGTTTCTCAATTTATTGATGAAATTCCAAGCTTTATAGAAAAAGCCTCCTTCCTCTACTCTATTAAAACCCTTATTGATAAAGAAATTTTAGCTCCTTTACAAAGCGAAAAAGAAACGCTCTACCATCTTCCAAAAAAAACAAAAGATATAGAAATACATGATGATGTAACTATCTATAACTTATCACATATAAGTAGTACACTTCTTCAAAATATTTCAATATCAAAAAAAAATATCTCACTTATATTTATTGATAATTATTTAGACCCAAGATTACATCTGATTAATAAAAAGCATGTTCACTCTCAACGCCCATATGTGCTTATTAAATTGACAGGTTCAAAACCAATGATAGGTCCATTTCTATCTATGAAAAAAAAACAACCATGTTGGAAATGTTTATCTAATCAACTACTTCAAAATCGTCCGATCCTCAATTTTCTATTAAAAAAAAATGTAGAAAACTATATCTCTCACCCAATATATCTTCAGAATGTAGAAATAGATTTAAAATGGGTTACAACAGTAATAAATGATACAATTAAAAATGAAAATACCTGCTTTGAAATCAACTTACAAAACAATATTATTCTAAAAAAACACATTGTTCATAATAAACCCCAATGCTCAATTTGCGGAGATAGACTACTTCTAAAAAAACAACTTCAATCCCCAGTAAATCTGCATAGTTGTTTGAAGAAAGAAAAAATGGATGGAGGATCGCGTTCAATGAGTCCTGATGAAACTTTAGAAAAACTAGATAAATACATAAGTCCAATAACCGGTGTTATTTCTGGTTTAAGTTTTATATCAGAGAAAAAACAAAATACAATTACTATCTATAAAAGTGTGTATTTTAAAACCCCTAGTCCTCAAGAAATAATTAATAATTCATCGTTTAGACAAATTTCATTAGGTAAAGGAATTGTTAATGACCAATCAAAAGTCAGTGCTTTGTGTGAATCTATTGAGCGATATGCTGCACTCTATCAAGGTGATGAATTCTATATAAAATCAGCTCCTGACAACCTAAATAAAAGGTACTACTTACCTTCTCAATTAGCCAAATTCAGTAAAAACCAATATCAAGATTATATAGATAACAAGTTACCTTCTAATATCCTTAATCATTTAGTGAATATATATGATACAACCATTCCTTTGCATTGGACCCTCACTTGGTCTTTGACAAAAGAAGAGTTTGTCTACCTACCATTTAATCATTGCTTTTCAAATACACCTTTTGATCATGATAAACAATATATACATTGGAGTTCCAATGGATGCGCTGCCGGAAACTCAATAGAAGAAGCGATCATTCAAGGATTCTATGAACTTATAGAAAGAGATGCTTCTGCTATATGGTGGTATAATAAAATAGAACGACCACTAATTGATTTATCGACTATACAAGAAGGTAAGGTGTTCAAAATTCATGAAACACTTAAAGATGAATGGGATTACTGGGCACTTGATATTACAAATGATTTTGATATTCCTACAATTGCAGCTATTGCTCAACACAAGAAAACTGGAGTATTTTGTTTTGGCTTTGGGTGCCACTTAAATATAGAAACAGCATGTACACGAGCATTAACAGAATTATGCCAATTAATACCTGTTCGAGAACAGAAAAATGCACCCTTTGACTTTAATGCTATCGAAGAAGAACAATTTCTTAAAGGAAATGGAAATAAAAAGAAACTTTCTAGCTATCAAAATAATGAAAGTAAAGATATCAAAAATGATATTATATGGGGAATAAACAAGGCTAAAACACTTGGTTTTGAACTACTAGTCACAAACTACAGCAGACCTGATTTACCTATCAAAACAGTCAAAGTTACTATTCCTGGATTATGTTTTATTTGGCCTCAATTGGGAAATGAAAGGCTTTACAATCTGCCTATAAAACTTGGTTGGTCAAAACAAAAGTTACAAGAATGTGAATTAAATGAAATGGGGTTATATGTGTAATCATACCCCACTTATTAAAATATAATAGATCAAGGAACAACGTCAAAATGAAATTTAAATCCTATACAAGTAAAACCTTTAAAAAAACTACTTATTACTCAAATTTACCTGTGGAAGAACGCAAAGTATTTGATGTATTAACTCGAGTTTTTCATTTCAAGATTAATAATTATGTTATTGATACATTAATCAATTGGCAAAAAGTACCAAATGATCCAATATATAAGCTTGTCTTTCCTAGAAAAGAAATGTTACATATAAATGATTATTTGAAACTCATAGAAATACAGGAAAGTGGTTCTGAAACTGAGTTATTGATTTTTATAAATCATGTAAAAAATAAAATGTTTCCGAAAATCAATTACAATGAGAATTGTGTTCCTATCCATAATGGAAGTTTACTAAAAGGAGCTTACCGGTCTTTTAAAACAACTTTAGCTCTTTACCCTAATCCAATGGTAAAAACATGCCATAGTTATTGTTCTTATTGTTTTAGATGGGTAACTTTTAACGATTACGAAATGCAAAATGCTTCTTCATATGATTTCCCTTTAGCTCCCGTATCTTATTTAAAAGAACATAAGGAAATTACAGATGTTGTATTCACCGGAGCTGATCCTTTAATTATAAAAGCTGATACTTTAAAAAAATATATAGATCCGATTTTAGATATTGAATCTGTTAAAGTAATTAATATAACGTCCAAATCTTTGGCGTGGTGGCCCTATCGATTCATTACAGATGTTGATTCTTATGAGCTCCTTAATTTATTTGAATATATTATTTCTAAGGGAAAACATCTTAATATATTAGCTCATTTTACACACTCCCAGGAATTAGAAGGAGAAATAATCAAAGAAGCCACTCAACGTATAAAAAGAACTGGGGCTATTATACGATGTCAAGGACCATTAGTTAGAGATATAAATGACTCAACAGAGGCTTGGGTCAACTTATGGACCAAACAAATAGAGTTGGGATTAATTCCTTTTTATATGCTTATGGAAGCAGATCATAATAAAGAAAGTTGTTTTAAAATTCCTTTAGATAAAGCACTCCATATATTTGAAGAGGCACAAAAACAAACTTCAAGTATGAGTCGTACAGCTAGAGGTCCTGTATTTGTTAATGACGTACACAAAATCTTAATTGATGGAACTATTGATATAAATGATCAAAAATATTTTGTATTAAAATCTTTACAAGCTCCTCCTTATACAGATGGAGAAGGTAGTATCAAATTATTGCCATATGATAAAGACACGAAGGGTCCTGAAAATCTTTTTGAATTGTTTGAGGAAAAACAAATAGATACAATTTCTTTATAAACTACAAAATACGTATCTTATTAAAGAAGTGAAATTATCAGGTATTTTTACTTATTTAAAGCTGAAAAAATTAATTTTAAATTTGTAGTACAATTATTACATTTTTAGTTTTTATTTGTATATCTTAAACATTAATACAAGTATTTTTGGTTTACAAGAACTAAAAAACAGTCTGTTCAGAATTGTATTACTTTAAGTTGTCAAACGAAAAAACCTGTAATACAATTAGTTATACAATTAAAATCTCTTAACCATGGCAGTTCTAAAAAATAATACCTTAGGAGACATTGTAGTATTAAATACACATCATGTATTTGGTAGAAATCAATTTACTGCTAATACACATATTCAGGAAAATGACGTTTCCAAGTCTCATGCAACTATTTTCTGGAAATGTGGGATTTGGTATATCAAAGATCATAGCAGAAACGGTACGTTAATTAATGGAAAATACATTACACATACTACTGTAAAATTGTCTAAAGGAGATACTGTACAATACGGTAGAAGCAATACCACTAAATGGGAAATGGTCGATGACGATACACCTAGCTGTTATCTAAAATCATTGACTTATGAAAATAAAATTCTATCGTTGTCCTCTTGCCTGGAATTATGCAATGAAGAAGATCCAGAAATTACATTCTATTGTACACAGGACATGAAATGGAAAGCAGAAAAAGGGGGTAAAACTATTGAGCTTTTTCAGGGGATAACCTTAGAATTTAATAATGAAGAATGGATGTTTATAGAAAATAGTAGTCTCGACGAAACTATTGACTATAGGCAGATTATTGATCGTGCATATTTTGTATTCACACTGAGTGCCGATGAAGAAAATAGCCATATCAAAATAGTGATGAATGAGCTGGAGTTAGATCTTGGAACCCGAGTTCATAATTATTTACTACTTACCCTCGCCAGACAACGATTATCTGATGCTAACTTAGGTTATGTATTCGATGATCAAGGGTGGGTATCCTTAACAGATCTAACCATTGATTTAACGAAAGAATTCGGAAAAGAAATTGATATTTATTATGTAAATCTTCAAATTCATCGTCTGAGAAAGTTTTTAATAAAACTGGAACCTTATGGCTACCTTTTCTCTAATGTTATAGAACGAAAAAATGGAAAAATACGATTTGTACACCGCTATTTCAAAATCATCAAAGAAGGACAAGCTATAGGAGAAATCCTATCAGTATAACAAAAGCATAAAAAAACAAGTAGAAAAAGCCTGCAATAGCAGGCTTTTTTTATGGCTAATATCTTCCTGCAAGTGCTACGTCTATTTCTTTTTAATGATTCATTTGATAAAAAATAATACCGATCCCCTCAGCCTTAATCATTTGAACGAAACAACCCTTTTTAAACTATTAAAAACCAATACTTTATTTATGATTTCCCCTCAACCTCAATAATGATTTATTAAATACCTTAGTAAGGTGTAGGCAGTACCCTCTGCCAATACAACAACACATAAATCTTAAAACCAAAACCAAAAAAAATGGAAAGCACATTTATTGATGTACTACAAAAAGG contains:
- a CDS encoding TOMM precursor leader peptide-binding protein codes for the protein MIDFDKKIGWHPKFTKKVISRNEIILIGENNDHLFTNDKHKRIINLANGSKKVSQFIDEIPSFIEKASFLYSIKTLIDKEILAPLQSEKETLYHLPKKTKDIEIHDDVTIYNLSHISSTLLQNISISKKNISLIFIDNYLDPRLHLINKKHVHSQRPYVLIKLTGSKPMIGPFLSMKKKQPCWKCLSNQLLQNRPILNFLLKKNVENYISHPIYLQNVEIDLKWVTTVINDTIKNENTCFEINLQNNIILKKHIVHNKPQCSICGDRLLLKKQLQSPVNLHSCLKKEKMDGGSRSMSPDETLEKLDKYISPITGVISGLSFISEKKQNTITIYKSVYFKTPSPQEIINNSSFRQISLGKGIVNDQSKVSALCESIERYAALYQGDEFYIKSAPDNLNKRYYLPSQLAKFSKNQYQDYIDNKLPSNILNHLVNIYDTTIPLHWTLTWSLTKEEFVYLPFNHCFSNTPFDHDKQYIHWSSNGCAAGNSIEEAIIQGFYELIERDASAIWWYNKIERPLIDLSTIQEGKVFKIHETLKDEWDYWALDITNDFDIPTIAAIAQHKKTGVFCFGFGCHLNIETACTRALTELCQLIPVREQKNAPFDFNAIEEEQFLKGNGNKKKLSSYQNNESKDIKNDIIWGINKAKTLGFELLVTNYSRPDLPIKTVKVTIPGLCFIWPQLGNERLYNLPIKLGWSKQKLQECELNEMGLYV
- a CDS encoding lysine 2,3-aminomutase, which gives rise to MKFKSYTSKTFKKTTYYSNLPVEERKVFDVLTRVFHFKINNYVIDTLINWQKVPNDPIYKLVFPRKEMLHINDYLKLIEIQESGSETELLIFINHVKNKMFPKINYNENCVPIHNGSLLKGAYRSFKTTLALYPNPMVKTCHSYCSYCFRWVTFNDYEMQNASSYDFPLAPVSYLKEHKEITDVVFTGADPLIIKADTLKKYIDPILDIESVKVINITSKSLAWWPYRFITDVDSYELLNLFEYIISKGKHLNILAHFTHSQELEGEIIKEATQRIKRTGAIIRCQGPLVRDINDSTEAWVNLWTKQIELGLIPFYMLMEADHNKESCFKIPLDKALHIFEEAQKQTSSMSRTARGPVFVNDVHKILIDGTIDINDQKYFVLKSLQAPPYTDGEGSIKLLPYDKDTKGPENLFELFEEKQIDTISL
- a CDS encoding FHA domain-containing protein, producing MAVLKNNTLGDIVVLNTHHVFGRNQFTANTHIQENDVSKSHATIFWKCGIWYIKDHSRNGTLINGKYITHTTVKLSKGDTVQYGRSNTTKWEMVDDDTPSCYLKSLTYENKILSLSSCLELCNEEDPEITFYCTQDMKWKAEKGGKTIELFQGITLEFNNEEWMFIENSSLDETIDYRQIIDRAYFVFTLSADEENSHIKIVMNELELDLGTRVHNYLLLTLARQRLSDANLGYVFDDQGWVSLTDLTIDLTKEFGKEIDIYYVNLQIHRLRKFLIKLEPYGYLFSNVIERKNGKIRFVHRYFKIIKEGQAIGEILSV